A stretch of the Papaver somniferum cultivar HN1 chromosome 6, ASM357369v1, whole genome shotgun sequence genome encodes the following:
- the LOC113291534 gene encoding uncharacterized protein LOC113291534, which yields MDKSTFDMDNNTRYFHSIVNKRLHVNTINALCDTSGNWYRDRDGINNLLTNHFRTVASTSNPIMPDDAFDVIPKLITDSDNIMLHSIPTEIEIENKVKHVPSWSSPGPDGFQAGFYQTQWQLVGKDIVDVVQRFFTSGQMPRCLNRTYICLIPKYKTPKQPFEFRPIGLCNASYKIISKILANKLKPFLKKLSSPYQAAFVPGRAIHDNIIIAHELIHSMKHKEGFSGAETNKIITGVKVSRRAPPISHLLFADDILIFGQANTQHINAILQILQNFGNLSGQMLNFDKSCVYFSKNLSPHECDNFSQALNMAVINDNEKYLGAPLLLGHSKIPTTLLEKLDSLQMNFWWGHKAKKGIKFIAWDNINKAKELGGLGFRDLETFNITLICKLKLNENCSWIWWGIYRSIDFIKQHSFWDIICGTRTKIWLDCWVIGLDHPPIPYEGLVNTLSYSNILDLFHLGTRTWNTHLVYYLIDAESATKIISMDVPAIGEDTLIWLPDRNGQFSVKSAYNVLFKLPNPTAVVQNVSSQVWKVLWKVKIPHKVKLFV from the exons ATGGATAAATCTACTTTTGATATGGATAATAACACAAGGTATTTTCATTCCATAGTAAACAAAAGATTGCATGTTAACACTATTAATgctctatgtgatactagtggtAACTGGTATAGAGACAGAGATGGGATTAACAACTTACTCACTAACCATTTTAGGACTGTTGCCAGTACTTCTAATCCTATAATGCCTGATGATGCTTTTGATGTTATTCCTAAACTGATTACTGATTCTGATAATATTATGCTGCATTCTATTcctactgaaattgaaattgaaaataagGTTAAGCATGTGCCTTCTTGGAGCTCTCCTGGTCCTGATGGTTTTCAAGCAGGTTTTTATCAAACTCAATGGCAGTTAGTTGGTAAGGATATTGTTGATGTTGTGCAAAGATTTTTTACTAGTGGTCAAATGCCTAGATGTTTAAATAGGACTTATATTTGCCTTATTCCTAAATACAAAACTCCAAAACAACCATTTGAATTTAGGCCCATTGGTTTATGTAATGCTTCATACAAAATCATATCTAAAATTCTTGCTAATAAACTTAAGCCTTTTCTTAAGAAGTTGAGTTCTCCTTACCAAGCTGCTTTTGTCCCAGGTAGAGCAATTCATGACAATATCATTATTGCTCATGAATTGATCCACTCCATGAAACACAAGGAAGGTTTTTCTG GTGCTGAAACAAATAAAATCATCACTGGTGTTAAGGTTTCTAGGAGAGCTCCTCCCATTTCTCACTTGttatttgctgatgatattcTGATATTTGGTCAAGCTAACACTCAGCATATTAATGCCATTTTACAGATTCTGCAGAATTTTGGAAACTTATCTGGTCAAATGCTCAATTTTGATAAGTCTTGTGTTTACTTTAGTAAAAATCTTAGTCCTCATGAATGTGATAATTTTTCTCAAGCTCTTAATATGGCAGTTATAAATGATAATGAGAAATATCTTGGTGCTCCTTTATTACTGGGACATTCTAAG ATCCCTACTACTCTGTTAGAAAAATTAGATTCTCTGCAGATGAATTTTTGGTGGGGTCATAAGGCAAAGAAAGGTATTAAATTTATAGCCTGGGATAATATCAATAAGGCTAAGGAGTTAGGAGGTCTAGGTTTTAGGGACCTTGAAACTTTTAACATTACTCTTATCTGTAAGTTG AAACTCAATGAAAACTGTTCCTGGATTTGGTGGGGTATTTATAGAAGTATTGACTTTATTAAGCAACATAGTTTTTGGGATATCATATGTGGCACTAGAACCAAAATATGGCTGGATTGTTGGGTTATTGGTTTAGATCATCCACCCATTCCTTATGAAGGTCTTGTTAATACATTGTCTTATTCTAATATTTTAGATCTTTTTCATTTAGGAACTAGGACTTGGAATACTCACCTAGTTTATTATCTGATTGACGCTGAATCTGCAACCAAAATTATTTCTATGGATGTCCCTGCTATTGGTGAAGATACTCTTATTTGGTTACCTGACAGAAATGGTCAATTTTCAGTCAAAAGTGCTTATAATGTTTTGTTTAAATTACCTAATCCCACTGCTGTTGTTCAGAATGTTTCTTCTCAAGTCTGGAAAGTTTTGTGGAAGGTTAAAATTCCTCATAAAGTAAAGTTATTTGTCTGA
- the LOC113291535 gene encoding uncharacterized protein LOC113291535 produces the protein MCDSTYTEPKKTQWNFISEFSSDVQQPWLILGDLNFHLDSNSNSSDKWVQNRINDAGLIDIGYEGKDYTWTSNSYGTGSRKARLDMALSNNDWTFSFATAKILHLNFVASDHCLVLLITDPIPKNLLKPFKFFRTWIEHSNFKNTIDQSWNVDVHGSPAYKLSQKQHSSRISLSQWNRMEFGDIQKNINNLQNELQIA, from the coding sequence ATGTGTGATTCTACTTACACTGAGCCTAAAAAAACTCAATGGAACTTCATTTCTGAGTTTAGTAGTGATGTTCAACAGCCTTGGTTAATTCTAGGTGATTTGAATTTTCATTTAGATAGTAATAGTAATAGTTCAGATAAATGGGTTCAAAATAGAATCAATGATGCAGGATTGATAGATATAGGCTATGAAGGAAAAGATTATACCTGGACTAGTAACTCTTATGGGACTGGTTCTAGGAAAGCTAGACTTGATATGGCCCTTAGCAATAATGACTGGACTTTCAGCTTTGCTACTGCAAAAATTCTGCACTTAAACTTTGTTGCTTCCGACCACTGTCTTGTTTTACTTATTACTGATCCCATCCCTAAGAACTTATTGAAGCCTTTCAAATTTTTCAGAACATGGATAGAACATAGCAATTTTAAGAATACTATTGATCAGtcttggaatgttgatgttcatggTAGTCCTGCTTATAAATTGAGTCAAAAGCAACATAGTTCTAGAATTTCTTTGTCTCAGTGGAATAGAATGGAATTTGGtgatattcagaaaaatattaacaatttgcaAAATGAATTGCAAATAGCTTAG